In Lachnospiraceae bacterium, one DNA window encodes the following:
- the ltrA gene encoding group II intron reverse transcriptase/maturase has translation MALETRLRAEEAYYDMSKITDKLYAQSKNGNNFYKLYELIISEDNILLAYRNIKRNTGSNTKGTDGKTVKDYANIPMDELVSLVRSRLANFQPMSVRRVFIPKTNGKERPLGIPTFEDRLIQQCIKQILEPICEAKFHPHNYGFRPLRSTKYAVSRMMTLAQVKQYFYCVDIDIKGFFDNIDHNKLIKQMWTLGIRDKRLLSIISKMLKAEIVGEGIPEKGTPQGGILSPLLSNIVLNELDWWISSQYETIKFSGNCKPESVQSKKSKTNLKKIHIVRYADDFKIMCKTHDDAVRAFNATKNWLKERLNLDISEDKSKIVNLRKQYSEFLGFKIKLIKRKNKYVICSHMSDKSKQRAKEMLKRSIISIDKNGENAIKKINQINSQIMGLHQYYCTATMINHDFGDIAYELSYLIENKLNPIAKRGKFKQSCSKYITDTYLKRNNYTTYKIGKVVLIPMVYISHRKPMNFSQDMNVYTEEGRNKSGYKKLVLEGALKERWRVRNKYDDVEFLDNSISKISAQQLTCAISKLFVTDGEIHHIKPKENGGDNSYDNLLYVDKNVHKLIHLKDEGKIQIYLSHFEKIVSDYNDFINTLNKFRKLARNKIINLSK, from the coding sequence TTGGCTTTAGAAACAAGACTTAGAGCGGAAGAAGCGTATTATGACATGAGTAAAATCACAGATAAATTATACGCTCAAAGTAAAAATGGTAATAACTTTTATAAGCTGTATGAATTAATTATTAGTGAAGATAACATTTTATTAGCCTATAGAAATATCAAACGAAACACAGGAAGTAATACGAAGGGAACTGATGGAAAAACGGTTAAAGACTATGCCAATATTCCGATGGATGAATTGGTCAGTCTAGTCAGATCCAGATTGGCAAATTTTCAACCGATGTCAGTCAGAAGAGTGTTCATACCAAAAACTAATGGAAAGGAAAGACCCTTAGGAATACCGACATTTGAAGACAGATTGATACAGCAATGTATCAAACAGATTCTGGAACCGATATGCGAAGCCAAATTTCATCCTCACAATTATGGATTTAGGCCACTAAGAAGTACAAAGTATGCAGTGAGTAGAATGATGACATTGGCCCAAGTTAAACAATATTTTTATTGTGTAGATATAGACATAAAAGGTTTCTTTGACAACATTGACCACAATAAACTTATTAAGCAAATGTGGACTCTTGGAATTAGAGATAAAAGGCTTCTTTCAATAATATCAAAAATGTTAAAAGCTGAAATAGTAGGCGAAGGCATTCCAGAGAAAGGAACTCCTCAAGGGGGAATTTTATCACCTCTGTTAAGTAATATTGTGTTAAATGAGCTGGATTGGTGGATAAGTTCACAATATGAAACAATTAAATTTAGTGGAAATTGTAAGCCTGAAAGTGTACAAAGCAAAAAAAGCAAAACCAATCTTAAGAAAATTCATATAGTGAGATACGCAGATGATTTTAAAATTATGTGTAAAACGCATGATGATGCTGTCAGAGCATTTAATGCTACCAAAAATTGGCTTAAGGAACGATTGAATCTTGATATATCGGAAGATAAATCTAAAATAGTAAATTTGAGAAAACAGTATTCTGAATTCCTAGGATTTAAAATCAAGCTAATCAAGAGAAAGAATAAGTATGTCATCTGTAGTCATATGTCTGATAAGAGCAAGCAAAGAGCAAAAGAAATGCTCAAACGAAGTATTATCAGTATTGATAAAAATGGTGAGAATGCAATTAAGAAAATAAATCAAATCAACAGTCAAATCATGGGACTACATCAATACTACTGCACTGCAACAATGATTAACCATGATTTTGGAGATATTGCTTATGAACTTAGTTACCTCATCGAGAACAAACTTAATCCAATTGCCAAACGAGGGAAATTTAAACAATCATGTTCTAAATACATCACAGATACATATCTAAAAAGGAACAATTACACAACCTATAAAATAGGGAAGGTTGTATTGATCCCAATGGTTTATATCTCTCACAGAAAACCTATGAACTTTTCACAGGATATGAATGTTTATACCGAAGAAGGCAGAAATAAAAGTGGGTACAAGAAACTCGTTTTAGAAGGCGCACTGAAAGAACGATGGAGGGTAAGAAATAAATACGATGATGTTGAGTTCCTGGATAACTCAATTAGTAAAATATCGGCACAACAGCTGACGTGTGCAATATCAAAACTGTTTGTTACCGATGGAGAAATTCATCATATAAAGCCTAAAGAAAACGGTGGAGATAATAGCTATGATAATCTGCTATATGTAGACAAGAATGTTCATAAACTTATCCACCTAAAAGATGAAGGCAAAATCCAAATATATCTCAGTCACTTTGAGAAAATAGTTTCTGACTACAACGATTTTATTAATACATTGAACAAATTTCGGAAGTTAGCAAGAAACAAAATAATTAACCTAAGCAAGTAA
- a CDS encoding GIY-YIG nuclease family protein, translating to MENQKMTLEETLQILEDAHNRYLNMTPEERRDCRPQSKLRYWGTQKSLYDYCDKYNLVEGKSYLYVLKCAEDLYYIGETNGIFQRFREHFATSGKSAVSATAVYEPQSVYEIIPLGEISKSKRLVYEDALTVEYANKYTIYQVRGGHFSHYDIQKAYSAKKLQSHWLYEEHGRLRFINPQYNWMLSAINQMQKFPRIHPKL from the coding sequence ATGGAAAATCAAAAGATGACTTTAGAGGAAACGCTTCAAATATTGGAAGATGCTCATAACAGATATTTAAACATGACTCCAGAAGAACGCAGAGACTGCAGACCGCAGAGCAAACTACGGTATTGGGGGACGCAAAAATCCCTTTATGATTATTGCGATAAGTATAACTTAGTGGAAGGAAAATCTTATCTTTATGTTTTAAAATGTGCAGAGGACTTATATTACATTGGAGAGACGAACGGTATTTTTCAACGTTTTCGGGAGCATTTTGCAACAAGTGGAAAGTCTGCCGTATCAGCAACTGCGGTATATGAGCCACAATCGGTTTACGAAATTATCCCGCTTGGAGAGATAAGCAAATCCAAAAGACTGGTTTATGAGGATGCACTGACTGTAGAGTACGCTAACAAATACACGATTTATCAGGTAAGAGGAGGACATTTTTCTCATTATGATATTCAAAAGGCATACTCTGCAAAAAAGTTGCAGAGTCATTGGCTTTATGAAGAACACGGAAGGCTGCGTTTTATAAATCCACAGTATAATTGGATGTTATCAGCAATCAATCAGATGCAAAAATTTCCAAGGATTCATCCCAAACTTTAA
- a CDS encoding SipW-dependent-type signal peptide-containing protein yields the protein MRKSKKQMVMAAAACAMMGVMVIGGTMAYLTDSETATNTFTIGQVKIDLEEPEYAKLTDTQKKNLVPNQIVAKDPQVENTGVNDAIVFLKVEMPKKDVIVAEKDGTRKTTAVTELFTMLNTDIDPAADGSTDGKNWVELQGDDTGADTNIHVYAYKEKLAKDAKTTALFDSIQLQNIIEGQIDTDTENIKVTAYAIQAAEVLEGEDTDLTDTLTKENLQKIYNVYGKQNNGQTVPEANTNNSKNLEGNDLSV from the coding sequence ATGAGGAAATCAAAGAAGCAGATGGTCATGGCAGCAGCAGCCTGTGCCATGATGGGAGTAATGGTCATCGGAGGAACCATGGCGTATTTAACTGACAGTGAGACCGCAACCAACACTTTTACCATTGGTCAGGTAAAGATTGATCTGGAGGAGCCGGAGTATGCGAAACTGACGGACACTCAGAAGAAGAACCTGGTACCGAACCAGATCGTGGCAAAGGACCCGCAGGTGGAGAACACCGGTGTCAACGATGCAATCGTATTCTTAAAGGTTGAGATGCCGAAGAAGGATGTAATTGTGGCGGAAAAGGACGGCACAAGAAAGACCACTGCAGTAACAGAACTCTTTACCATGCTGAATACCGATATCGATCCGGCAGCCGACGGCAGCACTGACGGAAAGAACTGGGTAGAGCTTCAGGGTGATGATACCGGTGCTGATACAAATATACATGTTTATGCTTACAAGGAGAAACTGGCAAAGGATGCCAAGACCACGGCACTGTTTGACAGTATCCAGCTGCAGAACATCATCGAGGGACAGATCGATACCGATACCGAGAATATCAAGGTTACCGCTTATGCGATCCAGGCAGCCGAGGTGCTGGAGGGCGAGGATACCGACCTGACTGATACCTTGACTAAGGAGAATCTGCAGAAGATCTATAATGTCTACGGCAAGCAGAACAACGGTCAGACCGTCCCGGAAGCAAATACCAATAACAGCAAGAATCTGGAAGGCAATGACCTGTCAGTCTGA
- a CDS encoding TniQ family protein → MLMPTCLKPYPGELLYGWIVRLFRVNMYDSIEKFCAAYIPYEDRKFKMGKPVPVRLDYRFNLDHICSENGEFECFPDVRSMIAEMTPLTTLFPFMTRGYQAECMEILLREHNGCKLDIPLMDSDITELRVCPDCAREDIAAYGRPYLHTVHHLPGARMCPKHHRVLMRVQIEPDDWERGLDDGSMVPVELRADETTEQRISEFMRKLYECPPDLDLNGLQAMILARMGEGGYPLESPYGNLADDLRTAGYAGLFAGKTDVRVFKVLSQKKIVPEDAIALLLFLFHDYEDFQKAALKVQTDDTGTLAELFPGYIVHSVDHWIAELECRKCVERFHIHPYALFLGAGCPKCDREADPDEVFQRQLHMIGDGTYELEEHFPGYGRPVKIRHKTCGKERNVNATELIWMEKRCYCETYLRQEELQARIDRAAHAENTYTLVKYRGGKGIGQFVTLRHEECGGEFTVSLREFERAPFCRCCRSGQAVVDRFGERFQELMGDEYEMITPYQGLAKMMTVRHRTCGTTTEGYALSFLNGKRCALCTPIIPKEDMRGYVTECTGGEYRVSSIERNTITVCGPDGKELTNSVQFFIQELSLGEKSSVFNHVVKKPEIPLRDAAVLYFKAKEVCEKYGVWIPEETDAAMEFAKIQYLSRQLLAEGHLFRKCPGVFSVDLDVPDETAIREIYLERRGEHIGAYYHESAAYHAGILDKKPETEYILCNDVKTDDFRNQKVGNTKFKTRAAYAEINNRNYKAIEGINLLMFSGKHPEYKKQVEDWLLENRIFISDMEPYLQYYPFMIKKIVKGLFK, encoded by the coding sequence ATGCTGATGCCGACATGCTTGAAACCTTATCCCGGTGAACTGCTGTACGGCTGGATTGTAAGGTTATTCAGAGTCAATATGTACGATTCCATTGAGAAATTCTGTGCAGCTTATATCCCGTATGAAGATCGAAAATTTAAAATGGGAAAACCGGTTCCCGTTCGTCTGGATTACCGATTCAATCTGGACCATATATGCTCGGAGAACGGAGAATTCGAATGTTTCCCGGATGTCAGGAGCATGATTGCGGAAATGACACCGCTCACGACCCTGTTTCCGTTTATGACCAGGGGATATCAGGCAGAATGCATGGAAATTCTGCTCCGGGAACATAACGGTTGCAAACTGGATATTCCTCTGATGGACAGTGATATCACGGAACTGCGCGTGTGTCCGGACTGCGCGCGGGAGGATATTGCCGCATATGGAAGACCGTATCTCCATACCGTCCATCATCTTCCTGGCGCTCGGATGTGTCCGAAACATCACCGGGTACTGATGCGTGTACAGATAGAACCGGACGATTGGGAACGCGGACTTGATGACGGGTCCATGGTTCCGGTGGAGCTTAGAGCAGATGAAACAACGGAACAGCGTATCAGTGAGTTTATGCGGAAATTATATGAGTGCCCGCCGGATCTGGATCTGAATGGCTTACAGGCGATGATTCTGGCGCGCATGGGAGAAGGCGGATATCCACTGGAGTCACCGTACGGAAATCTTGCGGATGATCTTCGGACTGCCGGATATGCCGGTCTGTTCGCCGGTAAAACGGATGTGCGTGTGTTCAAGGTTCTGTCACAGAAGAAAATTGTACCGGAAGACGCGATTGCACTGTTGTTATTCCTGTTCCATGATTACGAGGATTTTCAGAAGGCGGCATTGAAGGTACAGACGGATGATACGGGAACGCTTGCCGAGCTTTTCCCGGGATACATCGTGCATTCCGTGGATCACTGGATTGCGGAACTGGAGTGTCGGAAATGCGTGGAGCGGTTCCATATCCATCCTTATGCTCTTTTCCTTGGTGCCGGATGTCCGAAATGTGACCGGGAAGCGGATCCAGATGAGGTGTTTCAGCGCCAGCTTCATATGATTGGGGACGGTACCTACGAACTGGAGGAACACTTCCCGGGATATGGAAGACCCGTAAAGATCCGACATAAGACCTGTGGCAAGGAACGTAATGTGAACGCCACGGAGCTGATATGGATGGAGAAACGTTGTTACTGTGAAACATATCTCAGACAGGAAGAACTGCAGGCAAGGATCGACAGGGCCGCGCATGCGGAAAATACATACACGTTGGTGAAATACCGGGGCGGTAAGGGAATCGGACAGTTCGTGACGCTCCGGCATGAGGAATGCGGAGGCGAATTCACAGTATCTCTTCGGGAATTTGAACGGGCACCGTTCTGTCGTTGCTGCAGGAGCGGTCAGGCGGTTGTTGACCGATTCGGGGAGAGATTCCAGGAACTCATGGGGGATGAGTATGAGATGATCACTCCATATCAGGGACTGGCGAAAATGATGACGGTACGCCACCGCACCTGCGGAACGACCACGGAAGGATATGCCCTCAGCTTTCTGAACGGCAAGCGGTGTGCCCTGTGTACGCCGATCATACCGAAGGAAGACATGAGAGGATATGTGACGGAGTGTACCGGCGGGGAATATCGTGTGAGCAGCATTGAACGGAACACGATAACGGTATGCGGCCCGGACGGAAAGGAACTGACGAACTCGGTACAGTTTTTTATACAGGAGCTTTCGCTCGGCGAGAAATCCTCAGTGTTTAATCACGTGGTCAAAAAACCGGAAATTCCCCTGCGGGATGCTGCGGTTTTGTATTTCAAGGCGAAAGAAGTCTGTGAGAAATATGGAGTCTGGATACCGGAAGAAACGGACGCTGCCATGGAGTTTGCAAAGATTCAGTATCTGTCACGTCAGCTGCTTGCCGAAGGACACCTGTTTCGGAAATGTCCGGGCGTATTCTCCGTGGATCTGGATGTTCCCGATGAGACTGCAATCCGGGAGATTTACCTGGAGCGTCGCGGGGAACATATCGGGGCTTATTACCATGAATCCGCCGCGTACCATGCCGGTATTCTGGATAAGAAACCGGAAACGGAATACATTCTGTGTAATGACGTGAAAACGGATGACTTCAGGAATCAGAAGGTGGGAAATACAAAGTTCAAAACCAGAGCGGCATATGCGGAAATCAATAACCGGAATTACAAGGCAATCGAAGGAATCAATCTGTTGATGTTTTCCGGCAAACACCCGGAATATAAAAAACAGGTGGAAGACTGGCTCCTGGAGAACCGCATCTTTATTTCTGACATGGAGCCGTATCTTCAGTATTATCCATTCATGATTAAAAAGATTGTCAAAGGACTTTTTAAATAA
- a CDS encoding metallophosphatase: protein MEEWHGGHVHKIREHVIHLMRGEMFNLDGKKIFAFGGARSHDIDGFATDAALKRDYTAGILQPDDPLLYDKLKILRITNCCARIEEVSWWRAEMPTKLEMMHGMQTLKANGMKADFIVSHDGPSSSLAILGGGLLPPDPLTQYLEKVKKKTDYGHWFFGHHHVDRQITEKDTVIYERITRIC from the coding sequence GTGGAGGAATGGCATGGCGGCCATGTGCATAAGATCCGGGAGCACGTCATTCATCTGATGCGTGGTGAGATGTTCAATCTGGACGGAAAGAAGATATTTGCTTTCGGCGGGGCAAGATCCCATGACATCGACGGGTTTGCCACGGATGCGGCACTGAAACGGGATTACACGGCAGGGATTTTGCAGCCGGACGATCCGCTTCTGTATGATAAGCTTAAGATTCTCCGCATCACGAACTGCTGCGCGAGGATTGAGGAAGTCAGCTGGTGGCGTGCCGAAATGCCGACCAAACTGGAAATGATGCACGGGATGCAGACACTGAAAGCAAACGGAATGAAGGCGGATTTCATTGTTTCCCATGACGGTCCGTCATCCAGTCTGGCTATCTTAGGCGGCGGACTGCTGCCTCCAGATCCGTTGACACAATATCTGGAAAAAGTGAAAAAGAAAACGGATTACGGTCACTGGTTTTTCGGTCATCACCATGTGGATCGCCAAATCACGGAAAAGGATACCGTCATATACGAGCGGATCACCAGAATCTGCTAA